The Streptomyces nigra genome includes the window AGGACGAGCTGGCGGCGACGAGCCACCAGCGGCTGGCCGCCGCCTACGACCGGGGCTTCTTCCAGGACCTCGTCGTCCCCTTCCGGGGGCTCGACCGCGACCAGAACCTCCGCCCCGGCTCCACCCCGGAAAAACTCGCCGCGCTGAAGCCGGTGTTCGGCCTGGACGGGCCCGCGCCCACCATGACGGCGGGCAACTCGACACCGCTGACCGACGGGGCCGCCGTCGTGCTGCTGGCGAGCGAGGAGTGGGCGGCCGCCCGGGGCCTGGAGCCGCTGGCCCACCTCACCGCCTACGAGACCGCCGCCGTGGACTTCCCGCACGGCGATGTGGCCGACGGCGAGGACGGGCTGCTGATGGCACCCACGTACGCCGTCCCGCGCATGCTGGAGCGGGCCGGTCTCGGCCTCGGCGACTTCGACCTCGTCGAGGTGCACGAGGCATTCGCCTCCCAGGTGCTGGCCACCCTCGCGGCCTGGGAGAAGCGGGGCCTGGACCCCGTCGACCGGGCCCGGCTGAACGTCGCCGGGTCCTCCCTGGCCACCGGCCATCCCTTCGCCGCCACCGGCGCGCGGATCGTGGCGACGCTGGCCGCGCTGCTGGCCGAACGCGGCGGTCCCGGCCGGGGGCTGATCTCGGTGTGCGCCGCGGGCGGGCAGGGGGTGACCGCGATCGTGGAGCGAAGCTGAGGACTTCTCACATAACCCGCGAGGTTGCACATACCCGTCCCCGGACCGCCGCCGAACCCGCACAACGTCCCCACGCCCGCGCCGTACGATCGCGTGCCTAAGGGCTGTCCCGCAATTCCCGGCGGGCGCGCGACGACAGCTACGGCACCTCGCCGCGTTGTCGGATCGTCCGCATACATCCGGTATGCGGACGGCCCTCCGCCTTGCGATGCACCGCATCCGACGCCGCGCGCCGATCCACCGGGAATCACGGGACAGCCCTTAACCAGCGGTAAGCCGTTTCCGCAGGCCTCGGCAGGTGAACACCACGGTGCGCGAGGCACGTACCTCATGCAGCAAGCGATTCCCCCGCTGCACGCCCGCAGGAGCCGCCCGTGTCCACCCCGCTTCCCTCCTTCGCCCCCTCGGCCGCCTACGACGACGCTCCGGGCCCGACCCTGGTGCGACCGGAGACCCGGCGGCTGAACGGCGCCGTACGGGAGGCGTACGTACCGCCGTTCGCCCCGCCCGTGA containing:
- a CDS encoding acetyl-CoA C-acetyltransferase, with product MSALLAPAVRRVAIIGGTRVPFARSDGPYATASNQDMLTAALDGLVERYGLEGPGAVGEFVAGAVLKHSRDFNLARETVLGSRLDPRTPAYDIQQACGTGLQAVVAAANKIALGQTEAAVAGGADTASDAPLGVNDDLRKVLLEARRAKSLGARLKALAKVRPGHLVPDIPRNAEPRTGLSMGEHAAVTARAWGISREAQDELAATSHQRLAAAYDRGFFQDLVVPFRGLDRDQNLRPGSTPEKLAALKPVFGLDGPAPTMTAGNSTPLTDGAAVVLLASEEWAAARGLEPLAHLTAYETAAVDFPHGDVADGEDGLLMAPTYAVPRMLERAGLGLGDFDLVEVHEAFASQVLATLAAWEKRGLDPVDRARLNVAGSSLATGHPFAATGARIVATLAALLAERGGPGRGLISVCAAGGQGVTAIVERS